From one Helicoverpa zea isolate HzStark_Cry1AcR chromosome 10, ilHelZeax1.1, whole genome shotgun sequence genomic stretch:
- the LOC124633978 gene encoding toll-like receptor 7, translating to MDTVPFKMIINAIFFCLVMGAALTEAPDDADVCFRVSGENGVVECNVRTLSSDRDVAGSMHSDGAERLAIRCSPLLLESTLRDHHFGRMQGLAEITIDNCKILRLPGNVFEGLRGLKTLNIRTMNNEWSNNKELELSLGAFNGLRELHTLDLGHNNIRKIPSDLFCALENIISLNLTHNKIKFVDELGFGHKCGSTLQTIDLSHNDIMSLPADSEILHLRRLTQLFLQNNKINELPGEVFSDLLSLKVVNLSDNAISYLPDGLFYNTREIREIYIQNNELETLPKRIFNRLEQLLVLDLSANKLKSDHIEDETFGGLIRLIVLDLSHNTVARISRNMFKDLFFLQILNLYNNSIGFIEDNAFSPLFNLHTLNLGQNKLQAIEDHVFNGLFILNKLNLNNNLLSYISENAFGNCSDLKELDLSSNKIAKVPDAILQLPFLKSLDLGENLLTEVTNTSFQNLSQLTGLRLIDNQIGNLTAGMFWGMPSLQVLNLAKNKIQSIETETFQKNTQLEAVRLDGNFISDINGVFVALTKLLWLNLSENHLVWFDYAFIPGSLKWLDIHANFIEILGNYYKIQNELHVKTLDASHNRLVTLSPMSIPNSVELLFINNNFITSIETDTFLEKRNLTRVDMYANEIESLDINSLRISRVADERALPEFYISGNPFRCDCTMKWLLLINSITSREYPRVMDLENVICKESYVRGVKYLPVSSLHIKDFLCKYDSYCPDGCHCCDFNNCNCKTLCPINCSCYHDSAKSTSVVDCSVKQLKSIPQNFPVDATHIYLDGNIYSELNESVFDSMRKAVVVYLNSSNIINIQNNTFSQLRDLRILHLDNNKLKQLLGLEFSKLSNLKELYLQSNLIEYISNETFSLLGALEVLRLDGNRLVNYGLWHLDNNKKLQTLYIGSNNWFCDCKYLQGFLTYVSQNVEKIIDIPNLWCVNENMNPAKKPLNLNVTVCSEISDPSMISAFFVSHNLPLLASALTGFMLILLILALVFTFRYACRMWLYSNCGIKLSPLAGAFKDADKLYDAYICYSPKDEEFVVESLARELETGYPSYHLCLHYRDVPQFEATYAQFPDLVVEATEASRRIIVVLTKNFISTEWSQIEFRQALQKALQKNPHKLIIVSVGLIPRDPELKSYFKTGLEITWKEKRFWERLRYAMPSSKRHGQKLKRLNYGRNSNTYTMDASVLNSTCQTLCGKSANSAERSPCDRPLSEHIYSTIDSDYSSTDFQGRHNQPQSVVFQHTVQTYLV from the coding sequence ATGGACACAGTGCCGTTTAAAATGATAATTAACGcgatattcttttgtttagtGATGGGCGCGGCGCTTACGGAAGCGCCTGACGATGCAGATGTTTGTTTCCGTGTGTCCGGTGAGAATGGTGTGGTGGAGTGCAACGTACGAACACTGTCGTCGGACAGGGACGTCGCCGGTTCGATGCACTCGGATGGCGCGGAGCGGCTCGCGATCCGATGCAGCCCGCTGCTGCTCGAGAGCACGCTGCGAGATCACCACTTCGGAAGAATGCAAGGTTTGGCGGAGATAACCATAGATAACTGCAAAATATTAAGACTCCCCGGCAATGTCTTCGAGGGATTACGAGGCTTGAAAACATTGAACATTCGTACTATGAACAACGAGTGGAGCAACAATAAAGAATTGGAACTTTCTTTGGGAGCTTTCAACGGGCTGAGGGAGCTGCACACGTTAGACTTAGGTCACAATAACATCAGAAAGATACCTTCAGACCTGTTCTGTGCACTGGAAAACATAATTTCTCTTAATTTAACGCATAACAAAATCAAGTTTGTCGATGAACTGGGTTTCGGTCATAAATGCGGGTCCACATTACAGACTATAGATTTAAGTCATAACGACATCATGTCGCTGCCAGCTGACTCCGAAATTTTACATTTACGCCGGTTGACACAGTTATTTCttcagaataataaaataaatgagctGCCAGGCGAAGTTTTTAGTGACTTACTCTCGTTAAAAGTTGTGAACCTTTCGGATAACGCTATTAGTTATTTGCCGGatggtttattttataatactagAGAAATTCGAgaaatttatatacaaaataatgaacTGGAAACTTTGCCTAAGAGAATATTCAATCGGTTGGAACAATTGCTCGTTTTAGATCTTTCGGCGAATAAATTGAAGAGCGACCACATAGAAGATGAAACGTTCGGTGGTCTAATAAGATTAATCGTGCTCGACCTGTCCCATAACACGGTCGCACGAATCTCACGCAACATGTTCAAAGACTTGTTCTTTTTACAAATTTTGAATCTATACAACAACTCCATAGGGTTCATAGAGGATAATGCGTTTTCACCGCTTTTTAATCTACACACGTTAAACTTAGGTCAGAATAAGTTACAAGCTATTGAAGATCATGTATTTAATGGATTGTttatattgaataaattaaatttaaataataacttactATCTTATATAAGTGAAAATGCATTTGGAAATTGTTCAGATTTGAAAGAATTAGATCTAAGTTCTAATAAGATTGCGAAAGTCCCTGACGCAATTTTACAGTTACCGTTCTTGAAATCTTTAGACTTGGGTGAAAATCTTCTGACAGAAGTTACAAACACTTCATTCCAAAATCTATCTCAACTGACTGGGTTGCGATTAATCGACAATCAAATTGGAAACCTTACTGCGGGCATGTTCTGGGGCATGCCGAGCCTGCAAGTACTCAACTtggccaaaaataaaatacagtcgATCGAAACTGAAACCTTTCAAAAGAATACTCAATTGGAAGCCGTGCGTTTGGATGGTAACTTCATTTCTGATATCAACGGGGTGTTTGTGGCACTAACTAAACTGTTGTGGCTTAATTTATCCGAGAACCATTTAGTGTGGTTTGACTACGCATTCATTCCGGGAAGCTTGAAATGGTTGGATATCCATGCTAACTTCATTGAAATTCTTggtaattattacaaaattcaaaatgaacTTCACGTCAAAACATTAGACGCAAGTCATAACCGTTTAGTGACCCTGTCCCCAATGTCGATTCCAAACAGCGTTGagcttttgtttataaacaacaattttatcACAAGTATAGAGACGGATACATTCCTTGAGAAGAGAAATTTAACTCGAGTGGATATGTATGCCAATGAGATCGAAAGTTTGGACATAAATAGTTTGCGCATTTCGAGAGTGGCAGATGAACGGGCATTGCCGGAGTTTTACATTAGCGGCAATCCCTTTCGTTGCGATTGCACAATGAAATGGCTCTTACTCATCAATTCCATTACGTCTCGAGAATACCCGCGCGTGATGGACTTGGAAAATGTAATCTGCAAGGAATCCTACGTACGCGGCGTGAAATATCTCCCGGTCAGTTCCCTCCACATCAAAGACTTTTTGTGCAAATACGATAGTTACTGCCCTGATGGTTGTCATTGCTGTGATTTCAATAACTGTAACTGCAAAACACTGTGCCCAATTAATTGTTCGTGTTATCACGATTCCGCGAAAAGCACTAGCGTCGTTGATTGTTCTGTTAAACAATTGAAATCAATACCTCAGAATTTTCCTGTAGATGCAACTCATATATATTTAGATGGTAATATTTATAGTGAACTTAACGAATCTGTTTTCGATTCAATGCGTAAAGCCGTCGTCGTGTATCTGAATTCcagtaacataataaatatacagaACAATACGTTCAGCCAGCTAAGAGATCTGAGGATCCTACACTTGGACAACAACAAACTGAAACAATTACTGGGTCTCGAGTTTTCAAAGCTAAGCAACTTAAAAGAACTGTATCTTCAAAGTAATTTAATTGAGTACATTTCTAATGAAACTTTTTCCCTTTTGGGAGCTCTAGAAGTTTTGCGCCTGGATGGAAACAGACTCGTGAATTACGGTCTGTGGCACTTAGACAATAACAAAAAGCTACAAACATTGTACATTGGCAGTAACAACTGGTTCTGTGACTGTAAATATTTGCAAGGCTTTTTAACTTACGTGTCGCAAAATGTCGAAAAGATTATAGATATTCCCAACTTGTGGTGTGTGAATGAGAACATGAACCCGGCAAAGAAGCCATTGAATTTAAATGTGACAGTTTGCAGTGAAATAAGCGATCCTTCGATGATAAGCGCGTTCTTCGTCTCTCACAATTTGCCATTATTGGCTTCGGCTTTGACTGGGTTCatgcttattttattaatattagctTTAGTATTCACATTTAGATACGCTTGTAGGATGTGGTTGTATTCGAATTGCGGAATTAAGCTCTCCCCTCTAGCGGGCGCTTTTAAGGATGCTGATAAGCTTTACGACGCATATATTTGTTATAGCCCTAAAGACGAGGAGTTTGTCGTGGAATCGCTCGCTCGTGAATTAGAGACCGGTTATCCGTCGTACCATCTCTGCCTACACTACCGAGACGTTCCGCAGTTCGAAGCCACGTACGCGCAGTTCCCCGACTTGGTGGTCGAGGCCACCGAGGCGTCGAGGCGTATCATAGTAGTTTTAACTAAGAATTTTATCTCAACTGAGTGGTCACAGATAGAGTTCCGACAAGCTTTACAGAAAGCGCTACAAAAGAATccacataaattaataatagtgagTGTAGGGCTCATCCCACGAGATCCGGAGTTGAAGTCATATTTCAAAACGGGTTTGGAAATAACGTGGAAAGAGAAACGGTTTTGGGAGAGGTTACGTTATGCCATGCCGTCATCTAAACGACACGGACAGAAGTTGAAAAGGCTAAATTATGGAAGAAATTCTAACACATATACAATGGACGCGTCGGTGCTGAACAGTACCTGCCAGACTCTGTGCGGCAAGTCCGCCAACTCGGCGGAGCGGTCCCCGTGCGACCGGCCGCTGTCCGAGCACATCTACTCCACGATAGACTCCGACTACTCGTCCACCGACTTCCAAGGGCGGCACAATCAGCCGCAATCTGTCGTATTTCAGCACACTGTTCAAACGTACCTGGTATGA